The nucleotide sequence TTGTGTGGGAGAGGCTCAAGCAATCATGGTCATTCTGGTAGCGACCAAGAGACAACGGGTCAATGGCGGCTCCGTCCGCAAAGCGAACAAACAGGATCGAGCGATCTCAGCCTTGCCAGGGCGGTTTAAGGTGGCCGTTGTCGCGGGATGGCGGGTGAGCGATGTGCAGTTCTAGGTAAATCGGCAGGTGCGGCCCAGTTTCGCGCCCGCTTTGGAGCTTTGGCGGTTGACTCGGGCGGCAGCGGGGGTAAAAGGCAGCTTCAAATGAATTTCCGAGGGTGCGCCCCTCGTGCAGGAGATGTGACATGGCGAAGCCAACCACGATTAAGATCCGCCTGAACTCGACCGAAGGCACGGGCCACTTCTACGTGACCAAGAAAAACGCCCGCACCATGACCGAGAAGATGGTCGTGCGCAAATATGACCCTGTTGCGCGCAAGCATGTCGAATACAAAGAAGGCAAGATCAAGTAATCTTCCCCTTCCCAGATTGAGACAAAGCCGCGCCTGAGAGCGCGGCTTTTTCGTTTTGGAGTGCCTGATGGAGATACGCCCTACCACCCGCCGCGACATTGCGGCCGTAGACGCCCTGCTGGCGGCCAGCTACCCCGTCTTGCTGAAGGCGGACTACCCGCCCTCGGTGCTGGTGACTGCTTTGCCGCTGATTAGCCGTGCGCAGCCCAAGCTGGTGACCTGCGGGACGTATTACGGTGTGTTTGAGGGCCAGACGCTGGTCGGGGCGGGCGGCTGGACGATGGCGGCACCCGGTGGGGCGCAGTCGCGGGCCAAGGCGGCCCATATCCGCCATGTGGTCACTGACCACCGGCGGGTTCGTGAAGGGGGCGGGCGGTTGCTGATGGCGCATATCTTTGCGAAGGCCGCAGAGGCGGGCGTGAACTTTCTGGCGTGCCAATCCACGTTGACCGCTGCGCCCTACTACCGCGCCATGGGGTTCGAGGGAGAGCAGGTGATCTCGGTCCCGTTGCGGGCGGGGATCGACTTTCCGGCCGTTTCCATGGGGCGGGCGCTGCCTTAACTGGGGATAACCCGAATTGGACGTTGCCCGACTCACTCGGCAAGGGTTAGTGTTTCCCCACAACATTTTGGGGGAAGATCAAATGAAGAAGCTGCTTCTTGTGGTTCCATTGGCTGTTGCGGCTTGTTCAAGCGCTCAGAACAGCAAGCTAGACGCCTTGGTTCCAGACCTCTATATCGCCACGCCGCAGGGCGCCGGGCTCGCGCCGTACAGCCTCGCGGAATACAACGCGCGCGTAGCGGACGGGCAGCCTGGCCTGGTGCGCCGTCAGGAGCCGTGGACGCGTGCTGACGCGCGGCGCAAAAACAGCGGGTCGCGCGACACGATCTTTACGCGCAAGTCCAAAACCATGGCAGCGCCAGTTGTGGCGACAGGCCCCGTTCTGACAGGACCTAAGACAGCGGCCGAAGCGCGGGCCTTGGCCACGGCGACGCCGACGACCTACCGCCTTCCAGACAACACGCTGGTGACCGTCGTACTGCTGCCCGGTGGCAAGATCAAAGAGACCGTTCAGATCGGCGCAAAGGCCGGGTGACCCCGCCTTAGGCGGACCCAGATACGGGACAAAAGAAAAGGGCCGGTGGAAGCACCGGCCCTTCTTTTATTTGCATGTTGCAGCGCGCTTATTCGCGGTTGCCGAACAATTGCAGCAAGAAGATGAACATGTTGATGAAGTCCAGATAGAGGTTCAACGCCCCCATGATCGCGGACTTGCCCAACCATTCCTGATCGCCCGCGAAGGCCATCTGGATGTAGTCGTTCTTGATCTTTTGCGTGTCGTAGGCAGTGAGGCCCGCGAAGATCAACACACCCAGCGCGGACACGGCGAACATGATTGCCGGCGAGCCGATGAAGACGTTGACGATCGACGCCACGATCAGACCGATCACACCCATGATCAGGAACGACCCCCAACCGGAGATGTCCTTCTTCGTGGTGTAACCCCAGATGCTGAGGCCCGCGAAGGCGATTGCGGTGATCAAGAAGACCTGCGCGATTGAATACCCGGTGAAGACCAGGAAGATCGAGCTAAGCGACACACCCATCACGGCGGCAAAGACGTAGAACACGACCTGCGCCGTTGCGGCGGACATTTTGTTGATCATGGCGCTGAAGCCGAACACAAAGGCCAATGGTGCGAACATCACGACCCATTTCAACGGCGAGGCGTAAAGCGCCACACCCAGGCCGGTGAGATACTCATTGGCCCCGATTTGGTATTCGGTTGGTGTCGCGCTGACGGCGAGATTGGACAGGGCCCAAGCCGCGGCGAACGTGATCAACATGCCCACGGACATGGTGCCGTAGACCTTGTTCATATGAGCGCGCAGACCGACATCCATCTCCTCGGCGGAGATGCCGGCGGTAGATTGCCCTGTTCTGACGTATTCCTGCATGGAATGACTCCCTTCAGTCATTAAAAATGGCTGCCCCGAAAGAAATCGGGATTTCTGCCTTTGAATGTGGGGCAGTGCGCCCTCTTTTTCAAGGAAATCTGGGCGAAAACATGACGTTTTCAGTCGGAATTCGCTCAAATGCCACCTAGACGGGCAGCGCGGTGGTGTCTTTGATGTTTTCCATCACGAAACTCGCGGAAATGTCGCGGACCGGCACCAGTTCGATCAGCCTTTTGTAGAACCGGTCGTAATCGGCCACATCGGCCACCTGCACCCGCAGCACGTAGTCAAGATCGCCTGACATGCGGTGCGCACCGATGATTTCCGGCAATATGCGCACGGCACGGTCAAATTTCGCCAGCCAGTCGGGCGAATGGTCTGCCGCGCGCATCAGCACGAACACCGGCAGGCCGAGGCCGATTTTTGTCGCGTCCACAAGCGCCACGCGGGCCTTGAGGATGCCGGCTTCCTCCATCTGTTTGATGCGCCGCCAGCACGCGTTGCGCGACAGGGACACCCGCTCAGAGATGGCATCGACACTAAGCGTGGCATCATTTTGCAGGATCGCCAGAATGGCGCGGTCAATTTTGTCTATAGAATCTGTCATTCGCGGGATGATATCCTCAAAATGTCTCGAAGGGCAGGGGGATTTTGAGATAATTCCCTGCCGCCGCCGTGGCAATCTACGCGGGCATCCACGGAGGGCACGATGAGCAGCACAACAGAACACACCACCTCAAAACCAGGTTTCTTCGCCACATTTCGCACCCACCCCGCCAGCGTCGGGGAAACCTATTTGGGCCATATGGGTTTTGCGCTGCGGTTCGCGTGCAAGCTGTTCGTGGCCGCTGGCGCTGCTCTGGTCCACGCATTCATTCCGCCGTTGTGCGAGACCACGGCGAGCCGGAAGGTCAAAGAGCTATACGAGATGTGCCATCACCGCGGCGCGCAGGACTGAGTTATGTGCAGACTTGCGGCTTGGGCCGGCGCGCCGATTGCGTTGGAAGACATCGTCATCCGCCCGTCCCACTCGTTGTTGGAGCAAAGCCAGGACGCAACCGAGGCGAAGCTTGCGGTGAATGGCGACGGGTTCGGTTTTGCCTGGTATGACGCTGCGGGGCAGGGGCCGGGATTGTACCGCGACGTGCTGCCTGCATGGTCGGACGGCAACCTGACCAGCCTGTGCCAGATGATCAGATCCCCGTTGTTTCTGGCCCATGTCAGGGCGTCGACCGTAGGGGAAACCGCCCGCGTCAACTGCCACCCGTTCCAACATGGGCGTTGGTCGTTCATGCATAACGGTCAAATTGGCGGTTTCCTTCGGATCAAGCGGCGGCTGGAAGGGCTGCTGCCTGACGCGCTGTATCATGCGCGCGCCGGAACCACGGATTCAGAGATGTTGTTTCTACTGCTTTTGGCACATGGGTTGGAGCAGGACCCCGCGGATGCCGTTGCGCGTGTGTTGGATTTGCTGCGCGAATTGCGCCAACCTGACGAGCCGCCGCATCGCATTACATGCGTACTGTCGGACGGCGTCTCACTATACGCGTTTCGGTACGCCTCGGACAAAAAATGCCCGACATTGTATCAATGCCGGGCAAAAACGGGGGTCATACTGGCGTCGGAGCCGTTGGACGGGGAGACCTCGGGTTGGGAACCAGTGCCCCCGCTTCATCTGCTGCAGGTCAGCGACAGGAAGAGCACCCTGACACCGCTGGTGCAGACAATGGTTGCGGCCTAAAGTCTAGCGTTGCCAATGGTTTGGGGCGTCCCAGACGGG is from uncultured Litoreibacter sp. and encodes:
- a CDS encoding class II glutamine amidotransferase, with the translated sequence MCRLAAWAGAPIALEDIVIRPSHSLLEQSQDATEAKLAVNGDGFGFAWYDAAGQGPGLYRDVLPAWSDGNLTSLCQMIRSPLFLAHVRASTVGETARVNCHPFQHGRWSFMHNGQIGGFLRIKRRLEGLLPDALYHARAGTTDSEMLFLLLLAHGLEQDPADAVARVLDLLRELRQPDEPPHRITCVLSDGVSLYAFRYASDKKCPTLYQCRAKTGVILASEPLDGETSGWEPVPPLHLLQVSDRKSTLTPLVQTMVAA
- a CDS encoding DUF6356 family protein → MSSTTEHTTSKPGFFATFRTHPASVGETYLGHMGFALRFACKLFVAAGAALVHAFIPPLCETTASRKVKELYEMCHHRGAQD
- a CDS encoding Bax inhibitor-1/YccA family protein; translation: MQEYVRTGQSTAGISAEEMDVGLRAHMNKVYGTMSVGMLITFAAAWALSNLAVSATPTEYQIGANEYLTGLGVALYASPLKWVVMFAPLAFVFGFSAMINKMSAATAQVVFYVFAAVMGVSLSSIFLVFTGYSIAQVFLITAIAFAGLSIWGYTTKKDISGWGSFLIMGVIGLIVASIVNVFIGSPAIMFAVSALGVLIFAGLTAYDTQKIKNDYIQMAFAGDQEWLGKSAIMGALNLYLDFINMFIFLLQLFGNRE
- a CDS encoding Lrp/AsnC family transcriptional regulator yields the protein MTDSIDKIDRAILAILQNDATLSVDAISERVSLSRNACWRRIKQMEEAGILKARVALVDATKIGLGLPVFVLMRAADHSPDWLAKFDRAVRILPEIIGAHRMSGDLDYVLRVQVADVADYDRFYKRLIELVPVRDISASFVMENIKDTTALPV
- a CDS encoding GNAT family N-acetyltransferase; protein product: MEIRPTTRRDIAAVDALLAASYPVLLKADYPPSVLVTALPLISRAQPKLVTCGTYYGVFEGQTLVGAGGWTMAAPGGAQSRAKAAHIRHVVTDHRRVREGGGRLLMAHIFAKAAEAGVNFLACQSTLTAAPYYRAMGFEGEQVISVPLRAGIDFPAVSMGRALP
- the rpmG gene encoding 50S ribosomal protein L33 codes for the protein MAKPTTIKIRLNSTEGTGHFYVTKKNARTMTEKMVVRKYDPVARKHVEYKEGKIK